In Nitrospinota bacterium, a single genomic region encodes these proteins:
- a CDS encoding sugar nucleotide-binding protein: protein MRILLIGKNGQIGWELHRELAELGEIVAPD, encoded by the coding sequence ATGCGTATTTTGCTGATTGGGAAAAATGGCCAGATCGGCTGGGAACTTCACCGGGAACTGGCAGAACTTGGCGAGATAGTCGCACCAGAC